A region from the Diorhabda sublineata isolate icDioSubl1.1 chromosome X, icDioSubl1.1, whole genome shotgun sequence genome encodes:
- the LOC130450630 gene encoding ubiquilin-1 has product MADDVPVNNEKSNNEPNEALDNTSSTKITVHVKTPKDKESFQVEEDCSVKEFKEVIRKKFTAEPDQLCLIFAGKIMKDQETLKQHNIKDGLTIHLVIRAAQRSTPNTTTTTEPTSTRAPDPAPNPFGNFGGLGGLGSLPRLDQLGLGTNMADLQSRMQNEILQNPDMIRNILDNPLVQRIMNDPENMRTLLTRNPQMQELMERNPEISHMLNNPELLRQTMELARNPSMLQELMRTHDRAISNLESIPGGYNALQRMYRDIQEPMLSATADQFVRNPFAGLVDNTSTNNPQQGRENTEPLPNPWNPQRSNTNTSNNTNTNRSTPPSISSLLQNLGGTGGTEATPDPTNMQPFMETMQPFLDAVAQDVGLVENIISSNPLLQDNPEIRQQLRTVMPQIMQQLQNPEMMNLMTNSNAMNAVMQIQQGLDTLRQTAPGLMGNLVPGIVPSTNSGSNNTSQNSTTSPTTGTTTTTTTSQLQTNAFSEMLAMMGGRQDSVVPPEQRYQRQLEQLTAMGFMNREANLQALIATFGDVNAAVERLLALGQLTMS; this is encoded by the exons ATGGCTGACGATGTTCCGGTAAATAACGAAAAATCTAATAATGAACCCAACGAAGCTCTAGATAATACTTCATCAACAAAAATTACAGTACATGTTAAAACTCCTAAAGACAAAGAATCATTTCAAGTCGAAGAGGATTGCAGTGTGAAAGAA TTTAAAGAGGTCATTCGAAAGAAATTTACGGCCGAACCAGATCAACTGTGCTTGATATTTGCaggaaaaattatgaaagatcaAGAGACTTTGAAACAACATAATATCAAAGATGGTCTCACTATTCATTTGGTTATTAGAGCGGCACAAAGATCTACACCTAATACTACGACTACCACTGAACCCACCTCAACTCGTGCACCAG ATCCTGCTCCAAATCCATTTGGAAATTTTGGTGGTTTAGGAGGCTTGGGTAGCTTACCAAGACTGGATCAATTAGGACTAGGTACCAATATGGCAGATTTACAATCCAGAATGCAGAATGAAATACTACAAAATCCAGATATGATAAGAAACATTTTAGACAACCCACTAGTACAGAGAATAATGAATGATCCCGAAAATATGCGAACTTTATTGACAAGAAATCCTCAGATGCAAGAACTAATGGAGCGCAATCCTGAAATCAGTCACATGCTCAACAATCCAGAACTTTTAAGGCAAACTATGGAATTGGCAAGAAATCCTTCAATGTTACAGGAATTGATGAGAACCCATGACAGAGCTATTAGTAATTTGGAAAGTATTCCTGGAGGTTATAATGCTCTACAAAGAATGTATCGAGATATTCAAGAACCTATGCTTTCAGCTACTGCAGATCAATTTGTTAGAAATCCTTTTGCAGGGTTAGTGGACAATACTTCTACAAATAATCCCCAACAAGGAAGAGAAAACACAGAACCTTTACCAAATCCTTGGAACCCTCAAAGATCTAATACCAATACTTCAAATAACACCAATACTAATAGATCGACTCCTCCCTCAATATCTAGTCTACTTCAAAATTTGGGAGGTACTGGAGGTACAGAAGCTACACCTGATCCTACTAACATGCAGCCGTTCATGGAGACCATGCAGCCATTTTTGGATGCAGTGGCACAAGATGTTGGCttagttgaaaatattattagcaGCAATCCATTGCTACAAGATAATCCTGAAATAAGACAACAATTGAGGACTGTGATGCCACAGATTATGCAACAGTTGCAAAATCCAGAGATGATGAATTTGATGACAAATAGTAATGCTATGAATGCAGTTATGCAAATTCAGCAAGGATTAGATACACTTAGACAGACTGCTCCTGGATTAATGGGTAATCTTGTTCCTGGAATAGTACCATCTACTAATTCCGGCTCTAACAATACTTCTCAAAATAGTACTACCAGTCCAACTACTGGAACTACCACTACCACTACTACTTCGCAGCTACAAACAAATGCATTTTCAGAG ATGTTGGCTATGATGGGAGGACGTCAGGATAGTGTAGTACCACCAGAACAGAGATATCAGAGGCAACTTGAACAACTTACCGCAATGGGCTTTATGAATAGAGAAGCAAATTTACAGGCCTTAATCGCCACCTTTGGGGACGTCAATGCTGCAGTAGAACGACTACTGGCACTAGGTCAGCTAACTATGAGCTAa